Within Actinoplanes sp. L3-i22, the genomic segment GAGATGCTGCCCAGGTAGGCGACCCGTTCCGGGGCGGAGCCCTGCAGCGCGGCGACCGGCGCGCGGTCGTAGCGGTGCTCGGCGTCGTAGTCGTCCTCGAGGATCAGCCGGTTCCCCTCCCGCGCCCAGGCGAGCAGCTCGCGCCGGCGGTCCGGGGCGAGCACCACGCCGGTCGGGAACTGGTGTGCCGGGGTGAGCAGCACGGTGTCCAGCCCGGTCGCCCGCAGCGGCCCGACGAGCAGGCCGTGCTCGTCGATCGGGACGGGCTCGGTCCGTACCCCCCAATGTCGTAATTGATCGCGAGTGCCGCGCGAACCGGGATCCTCGGCGGCCATCGCGGCTTCGCCGCGGCCTTTCAGAACCTGCGCCAGGAGCGCTTGACCTTGCGCTACACCGCCGCACACCAGCACGTCGTCCGCGTCGGCCCTAATTGCGCGGGTACGGGCGAGCCACGCCACGACCTCAGCGCGCAGTCGCGGCGTGCCGCCCGGGTCGCCGTAGCCGAGGTCGGCGGCGGTCACCCGGTCCAGCACCGCGCGTTCCGCCCGCAGCCAGGCGGCCCGCGGGAACGCGGCGAGATCCGGCACCCCGGGGGACAGGTTCAGGTCGATGCCGTCCGGCGTGGAGAGCGGCAGCCGCAGCTCGTGCAGCGTCCGCCGCCGGTCCGCGGCCGGGCGCGGCGCGATCGAGGCGGTCCGGGTCACCACGGTCCCCGAGCCGGTCCGCGCGTCCGCGAGCCCCTCGTCGACCAGCCGCTGATAGGCCTGCACCACCACGCCCCGGGAGACGCCCAGCTCGGCGGCGAGCAGCCGGGTCGCCGGCAGCCGGGCCCCGGGCGCCAGCCGCCCGGCCGCGATCGCGGTCCGCAGGCCGCCGGCGAGCCACCCGGTCAGCCCCTTGGCGGGCGCCTGCTCGGCCCGCAGCTGCAGAAAGTCGGAGCCGGAAATTGGTCCTCCTCATCGCGCCCGGATTGGTCCTCGAACCGGACCAAGTTCACCCCGAGGATAGCGGCATGAAGGCGTTACCCATCCTCGCCGGCGCGGCCGGCATGGTCTTCGTGGGCGGCAGCGTCGCGGTCTCCGGCCACCTCGCGGACGCGCCGAATCTCACCGTCCAATCGCTCCGGTACGCCGTGGCCTGTCTGCTCCTGATCACCTGGGCGCGCCGGCGGCGGACCCCGGTGCGCCGCCCCCGCGGCCCGGAGTGGCTCTGGCTGCTCGGCGTCACCCTGGCCGGGCTCCTGGTCTTCAACATCGCCCTGGTCCACGGTGCCCGGCACGCCGAGCCGGCCGTTCTCGGCGTCGCGGTGGCCTGCGTCCCGATCCTGCTCGCGGTCGGCGGCCCGGGGCTGTCCGGCCAGGCCCCGGGCCGCCGGGTGCTGCTCGCCGCGGCCGTGGTCACGCTCGGCGCGATCCTGGTCGAGGGTCTCGGCCGGGCCGACGCGGCCGGTGTCCTGTGGGCGGTCGTCACGTTCGTCTGCGAGGCGCTGTTCACCCTGCTCGCGGTCCCGGTGCTGGGCCGGCACGGGCCGCTCGGCGTCTCGGTCCACGCGACCTGGATGGCGGCCGTCCTGTTCGGCGTCCTCGGCCTGGCGATCGAGGGCCCGGCCGCGGCGCTGCGCCTGCACGCCGACGACGTGCTGGCCGGCGCGTACCTCGCGGTCGCGGTCACGGCCGTGGCGTTCCTGCTCTGGTACACGTGCGTGACCCGCCTCGGGCCCGGCCGGGCCGGGCTGCTGACCGGGGTGGCCCCGATCTCGGCCGCGCTCACCGGCATGGCGCTCGGCGGCCCGGCCCCGGACCCGCTGGTCTGGCTCGGCATCGCGGTCGTCGCCGCCGGCCTGGCACTGGGCCTGACCACCCGGACCCCTGCCCCGGAGCCCGTCCTGGCTCCGGTCTGACCTGCTCCGCGGGAGGGCCACGGGACCGGGCTCACGGCGTACCCAAGCAGGGTTTTCAAGATTTTTAAGCGAGATGCCGGGGGTCGCGGCTGTAGACGAAGGTGGCGATGTCGATGGTGGCCGGCTCGCCGTCGGCGGACCGTCGCACGGTGAGGACCTCGCCCTCGTTCTCGCCGGAGCGTCCGCGCCAGCGGTCCGGCGCCTCCCGGCGGAACTCGGTGCGGTGGTGCGGACCGGTCATCACCAGCGCGTCGCCGTCCGGGGCGACGTCGTACTCGCGGCCCATCCACCACCAGCGGCCGCAGATCTCGGCCGCCTCGCCCCGCGGCGGCGCGGGCGGCTGCCAGGCGGCCACCGGCGCCGCCGGCTCGCTGTCCAGCACCGTCGTCAGGGTCCGCAGGCTCAGGTGCTTGATGTTCTCCGGGCCGGCCAGGCCGTAGGCGTTCGCGAAGAGCACGACGCCCAACCGGCTGCGGCGGTGCACCGCGAAGTGCGCGACGTAGCCGGGCATCGATCCGCCGTGGCCGATGTAGACCCGCTCGCCGACCCGGAACAGCTGCGGGCCCAGGGCGTGCCCCTCGGTCCAGGACTCCAGGTCGGCGATGGTCACCGGGTTGCACATCTCGTCGACGGTCTCCCGGGCCAGCACGCCCGGCGCCGGATCGGCCAGGAAGCCGGCCCACTTGGCCATGTCGGTGACCGTCGACCAGAGCTGGCCGGCCGGGGCCATCGCCCCGGCGTCCGGGCGCGGCTCCTCGTGCGGCGCCCCGCCGAGCGCGTGCACGACGTAACCGCGGGCGTACGGCTCGATCGGCAGGTAGCTGGTCCGCTTCATGCCGAGCGGGTCGAGCACCCGCTTGGTGACCAGCTCGGCCCAGCTCTGCCCGGTGACCCGGCTGAGCACCGCGCCGAGCAGGCCGTAGGCGAGGTTCGAGTACCGGAAGCGGCGGAACGGGGGACCGGTCAGCTTCTCGTACGTCAGCCCGCCCAGCAGCTGATCCACGTCACCGCCGTCGCGGCGCTCCCACCACGCCCCGTCCGGCTCCCGCTGCAGCCCGGAGACGTGCCCGAGCAGCTGGCGCAGCGTCACCCCGCCGATCGGGGTGCCCGGCAGGTGCCGGTAGAGCAGGTCGTCGAGGGCGAAGAACCCCTCGTCGCGCAGCTGCATGACCAGCGTCGCGGTGATCGTCTTGGTGATCGAGCCGACCCGGTACTGCGTCTTCGGGTCCGGTCGCGGGCTCTCCCCGGCGCCCGCGAAGTGCAGCACCGCCCGGTCGCGCACCACGGCCAGGGCGAGCGACGGCACCCGGCCGTGCGCCTGTGCCCGGGCGGCGATCTCGTCGATCCGCCGGACGGTCTCCGGAAGCAGTGTCACGGTGGGGGCCCTCCTGGTGTGCGACTGATGGGTCTAACTGTCCGAGCGGCATTCGGCTACGCGAATCTCGACATCGCCGGGGATGCGTGGACGTGACACGATCGAAGATGTGGAAGCCGTACTCTGGATCGTTCTCGCTATCGCCCTGGTGATCGGCGAGGCGTTCACCGCGACCATACTGATCATCTTCTTCGCCGCGGGAGCGGGCGCGGCGGCGCTGGCCGCCGCCCTCGGGGCGAACCTTCTTGTGCAGGTGATCGTGTTCGCCCTGGTCTCCGGGCTGTCGGTGGCCGCGATCCGGCCGGTGGTGATGCGGCACGCCCGGTCCGCGCTGGAGAGCGGGGACACCCCGTTCGGCATCGAGGCGATGGAGGGCCAGCACGGCACCGTGCTGGAGGATGTCGACGCCGACCACGGCCAGATCAAGATCGACGGGGAGATCTGGCAGGCCCGCTCGTTCGACGGGCGGGAGTCGTTCCCGGCCGGTCAGCGGGTCCGGGTGGTCAAGGTTCGTGGCGCCACCGCCCTCGTCTGGCACGATGACCTGCCCGATCACTGAAGATCCACCAATCACATAAAAGAGAGGCGCGCCATGGGAGCAGTCGTCGCAGTCCTCGTCATAGTCATCGTGCTGTTCGCGGTGATCACCGTTGTCCGGTCCATCCGGATCGTCCCCCAGCAGCGGATGGACGTCGTCGAACGGCTCGGTAAGTACAAGCGGACCCTGAGCCCGGGCCTGAACCTGCTGGTCCC encodes:
- a CDS encoding PLP-dependent aminotransferase family protein; translation: MSGSDFLQLRAEQAPAKGLTGWLAGGLRTAIAAGRLAPGARLPATRLLAAELGVSRGVVVQAYQRLVDEGLADARTGSGTVVTRTASIAPRPAADRRRTLHELRLPLSTPDGIDLNLSPGVPDLAAFPRAAWLRAERAVLDRVTAADLGYGDPGGTPRLRAEVVAWLARTRAIRADADDVLVCGGVAQGQALLAQVLKGRGEAAMAAEDPGSRGTRDQLRHWGVRTEPVPIDEHGLLVGPLRATGLDTVLLTPAHQFPTGVVLAPDRRRELLAWAREGNRLILEDDYDAEHRYDRAPVAALQGSAPERVAYLGSISKSLAPGMRLGWLIAPRGMQAELLAAKHASDLGTSALPQLVLAELLTNGDYERHLRTVRARQRARRDALLAGLRAHLPRARVRGVAAGLHLLAELPSGDDVAIAERVRAEGVLVHPLSWHRLRPGPPGLVLGYAAHSPDRLTEAAARIGRVLSPR
- a CDS encoding DMT family transporter codes for the protein MKALPILAGAAGMVFVGGSVAVSGHLADAPNLTVQSLRYAVACLLLITWARRRRTPVRRPRGPEWLWLLGVTLAGLLVFNIALVHGARHAEPAVLGVAVACVPILLAVGGPGLSGQAPGRRVLLAAAVVTLGAILVEGLGRADAAGVLWAVVTFVCEALFTLLAVPVLGRHGPLGVSVHATWMAAVLFGVLGLAIEGPAAALRLHADDVLAGAYLAVAVTAVAFLLWYTCVTRLGPGRAGLLTGVAPISAALTGMALGGPAPDPLVWLGIAVVAAGLALGLTTRTPAPEPVLAPV
- a CDS encoding serine hydrolase — encoded protein: MTLLPETVRRIDEIAARAQAHGRVPSLALAVVRDRAVLHFAGAGESPRPDPKTQYRVGSITKTITATLVMQLRDEGFFALDDLLYRHLPGTPIGGVTLRQLLGHVSGLQREPDGAWWERRDGGDVDQLLGGLTYEKLTGPPFRRFRYSNLAYGLLGAVLSRVTGQSWAELVTKRVLDPLGMKRTSYLPIEPYARGYVVHALGGAPHEEPRPDAGAMAPAGQLWSTVTDMAKWAGFLADPAPGVLARETVDEMCNPVTIADLESWTEGHALGPQLFRVGERVYIGHGGSMPGYVAHFAVHRRSRLGVVLFANAYGLAGPENIKHLSLRTLTTVLDSEPAAPVAAWQPPAPPRGEAAEICGRWWWMGREYDVAPDGDALVMTGPHHRTEFRREAPDRWRGRSGENEGEVLTVRRSADGEPATIDIATFVYSRDPRHLA
- a CDS encoding NfeD family protein produces the protein MRGRDTIEDVEAVLWIVLAIALVIGEAFTATILIIFFAAGAGAAALAAALGANLLVQVIVFALVSGLSVAAIRPVVMRHARSALESGDTPFGIEAMEGQHGTVLEDVDADHGQIKIDGEIWQARSFDGRESFPAGQRVRVVKVRGATALVWHDDLPDH